The nucleotide sequence TGTTTAACGTTTAAAGTTTTCAATCAACAGACTTCAACAACATTTAAAGTACTATTGATTAAACATTTTCATCTTCACCCTCTTCTTCCTCGTCCTCATCTTCATATTCTTCAAAATCAAATTCAAAAGGTTCGATTAGCATTTTATCGGCCAAAGATTCGATACGTTCAGTCATTTCAGATGCAAAAATGATACGTTGTGTTTTAACGATACTATTCGAGATACGCATAATTTTTGTTTCGTGACGCAAACGCAACATTGGGTCGGCATCATCAACGATAAACATTTTTAAGCGATTGACATTGTACCCTGCTGTTGACAACATATTGCTTAACTTATTGGGTGTCCCAACAAGCACATCAATTCCTCCCGAAATATAGTTTTTATCATAATCCATATCGCCTTTGTCGTGAACGCCAAAAACAGTCAAATCCGTATGTCTTCCATATTTTTCAAACATTTCTAACATTTCAAGAACCTTATCTTTGTCCTGAACGACAATCAGTGCACGTGGCGATTGCTCTCCTTCTTTGACTAATTGCTGAATCACATTGATAACAATAGTTGTTGTTTTTCCGCTTCCTGCTGGAGCAAGGATTAAACAATCAGCACCACTTTTGATGGTCGAAAAAGTTTCTTTTTGCAATTCATTGGCTTCTACTAAACCATTTTCGATTAAAGACTCTTTAAGACCTTCGTTTATTTTTTTTAATTTCATTTCTATTGTTTTTATACTAAGATTCACAAAGAATTACTTAGCCCTTTTTAACACGAATTCCACGAATTTACACGAACATCAAAACTATTAAATTCCACGAATTTGCCTTAGGCAAATATATTTAGTGAAATTAATTTTTTAAACATTTACAATTTGTGCTAATCTGTGTAATTTGTGTTTATCCTTTTTTCGTTTGAATTAACTTTGTTCTATTTTGAATCTTTTGTCCAAAATATTTATTTACTAGCAAACAGCTTCACATCCGTTTCGGAAATTTCGCTTCCGCCAAGGATAATCAAACGTTCGACTACGTTTCGTAATTCTCGTATGTTTCCTGTCCAATCGTATTCTTGCAATAATTTGATAGCTTTGTCTGAAAATTTCTTCACAGCCGTCCCTTGTTCTGATGCAATTTTATTGGCAAAATGAGTCACCAAAAGCGGAATATCATCACGACGTTCATTCAACGAAGGCACTTTGATTAAAATCACCGCTAGACGATGGTACAAATCCTCACGAAAACGCCCTTCGGCAATTTCAGTTTTCAAATCTTTATTGGTAGCTGCTACCACACGCACATCAACTTTGATATCTTTGTCCGCACCTACTCTTGT is from Flavobacterium sp. NG2 and encodes:
- a CDS encoding DEAD/DEAH box helicase, with product MKLKKINEGLKESLIENGLVEANELQKETFSTIKSGADCLILAPAGSGKTTTIVINVIQQLVKEGEQSPRALIVVQDKDKVLEMLEMFEKYGRHTDLTVFGVHDKGDMDYDKNYISGGIDVLVGTPNKLSNMLSTAGYNVNRLKMFIVDDADPMLRLRHETKIMRISNSIVKTQRIIFASEMTERIESLADKMLIEPFEFDFEEYEDEDEEEEGEDENV